From the genome of Setaria viridis chromosome 1, Setaria_viridis_v4.0, whole genome shotgun sequence:
GGCACCTGGCCTACCACGAGTCCGGCGTCCCCAAGGACCAGGCCAAGCACAAGATCATCTTCGTGCACGGCTTCGATTCCTGCAGATACGACGTGCTCCGGGTCTCGCCGGTACGGCTATATATCTCTGAGACTGAAGtactgatgatgaagatgaacagTCCTctacttaggggtgtttggttccacggactaaagtttagtccctatcacatcgaatatttagatattaattaggagcattaaacatagactaattataaaaactaattgcacatattcgcgagacgaatttattaagcctaattagttcatgatttgacaatatgatactacagtaaatatgtgcttaatcatgaactaattagggttaatagattcgtctcgcgaattaggctccatctgtgcaattaattttataattagtataTTTAGTCCTAGTATataaatattcgatgtaacaGGAGCTAATCGTGGAACTAAACACCAGTAGTTGCGTTGCGCTGTGTACtgaactgaaaagaaaaatgtaacAGGAGCTGGCGCAGGAGCTGGGGATCTACCTGCTCTCTTTTGATCGTCCTGGGTACGGCGAGAGCGACCCGCACCCGGGGAGGACTGTGAAGAGCATCGCCTTGGACATCGAGCAGCTCGCCGACGCCATGGAGCTCGGCCCCAAGTTCTACCTCACCGGCTTCTCCATGGGCGGCGAGATCATGTGGAGCTGCCTCAAGTACATCCCGCACAGGTACCTGATCGCTTTCAATTTGGTATTCAGACCGTAACTTTGCACTGCAAATGTAAAGATGTGCGATCGATCATTGTTGATGATGGGCTGAATCTTGCAACCtgctgcattgcatttgcaGGCTCGCTGGAGTTGCCATCCTTGGCCCTGTGGGCAACTACTGGTGGTCCGGGTTCCCCGCGAACGTGTCCCGGGAGGCCTGGAACGTGCAGGTGGCGCAGGACAAGTGGGCCGTGGGCGTGGCGCACCACGCGCCCTGGCTCACCTACTGGTGGAACACCCAGAAGCTCTTCCCGGCGTCCAGCGTCATCTCCTTCAACCCCGCCATCATGTCACGGGAGGACATGGCCGTCATCCCCAAGTTCGCCTACAGGAGCTACGCCGTAAGCTTATCAATTCTCACCCCCTGCACTTCTCGGACATCTGCTACCATGAATGTTGCTTGCTCATCATCTTGTTTTCCGATTCGTTCTCGCCACTTGAACGCGTGCAGTACCAGTCGCGGCAGCAGGGGGAGCACGAGAGCCTGCACCGCGACATGATGGTGGGGTTCGGCAAGTGGAGCTGGAGCCCGCTGGAGCTGGAGGACCCGTTCCCGGGCGGCGAGGGCAAGGTGCACCTGTGGCACGGCGCCGAGGACCTCATCGTGCCCGTGGGGCTGTCGCGCTACATCAGCCAGAGGCTGCCGTGGGTGCGCTACCACGAGCTGCCCACGGCCGGACACCTCTTCCCCATCGCCGACGGGATGCCCGACGTCATCCTCAAGTCGCTGCTGCTCGGGGACGACGAGTGATTGATTGTGATGGTGTTTTGATTTTTCGATGTAACTAGAGATCCTGGTGTAGTGCAGTGAGAATGCATGCTAGCGACATGTCATTGTGATTGTTGCTCCTATTCCAATTTATAGAGAGAGAaatgataataataataattaagTTAAGTCCGTTGTCGTCACTGAATCTTTCTTTGCTCTCATCAAGTTTCGCCCTTGTCCAACAAAGAAGGTAGACATATTTGATTTGGAAAATAAAGGCTAGACGTATTCAGTGCTCGTCATTTCGTTTCAAGCAGAGAGTGAGGGTGAGGGACACAGCAGAGGGGATGAAGGACGATTCCATTTCGCCGATGTCCAACAAATCGGATGGGCCTGAAGGCTCTCTCTAGCACGTGGGCCGGTCCAGCCCAGCCATTCGACGGTTCCTTTCCTTGCTGGGTTGGGAACTTGGGGTCCCACCTCTCGTCTCAGTCCCGCCTCGTCTTCtccgatggcggcggccgcggcggaggccgtgTCGCGCCGCCTGGGTTATTGCAAATGCATGCACTGCTTTATTGCAATTTGGCAGGATTTCATCGTGAAGGCTGTGCGCCAAGCGCTTTTTGAGACCCTATCATCTTTTAAGGGCGATCTTGGAAAGGAAGATGAATTCAGAAGATTGATAGACTGCCAATTTGTATCCTTGCAGAAGGTTTTCAAAGTTTCCACTGAATCAAGTGAGGATATGGGCAAACTTATAGCTTTCAAACTAATCAATCTCTATCGGACGGGAAGGCTTGGCCATTATACCTTAGACCATGTGCCAGATGTTAGGCATAAAGTTGCTGCATAATTTATATTGTTCTCACCAAAAACGCATGTCACAGAATGTTGCTTCTTGGCTCCCAGCTTCCATAGTGTGCCTGGTAATGCCTGAAATCATCTTATAC
Proteins encoded in this window:
- the LOC117841736 gene encoding uncharacterized protein, yielding MAADSGKKPSANGGKAPAPNKASDSGGIAKRLPRIALMFLLALLYRQLQAPPPKIPGTPGGPPVTSPRIRLQDGRHLAYHESGVPKDQAKHKIIFVHGFDSCRYDVLRVSPELAQELGIYLLSFDRPGYGESDPHPGRTVKSIALDIEQLADAMELGPKFYLTGFSMGGEIMWSCLKYIPHRLAGVAILGPVGNYWWSGFPANVSREAWNVQVAQDKWAVGVAHHAPWLTYWWNTQKLFPASSVISFNPAIMSREDMAVIPKFAYRSYAYQSRQQGEHESLHRDMMVGFGKWSWSPLELEDPFPGGEGKVHLWHGAEDLIVPVGLSRYISQRLPWVRYHELPTAGHLFPIADGMPDVILKSLLLGDDE